One region of Acropora muricata isolate sample 2 chromosome 13, ASM3666990v1, whole genome shotgun sequence genomic DNA includes:
- the LOC136895008 gene encoding tyrosine kinase receptor Cad96Ca-like, with product MGTFNADVDKWEISRKRITLEEVIGSGSFGTVWRAVLSSGNGQPGIQFVAAKCFTPTSGEEGHKSIMKEIGLGKELGDRPRENVVQFIGCVTSQIHPILIMEYLPCGDLLGFLRKSRGIVDKYYRGEGEVANLKTYELVSFSNQIATGMVFLASRGIIHRDLAARNVLLDRNCVCKVADFGLYYHNFKYGHGNAKKGCVPVKWTAPEVLYGNIANLSSKSDVWSFGVVLYEIFTMAFCPISRRHLEGVILEGLRLKKKSRAGYASVVTTKSNEIVALLADDRNRQEVKEKQQEAHYDYANEIHDADGVVQCQLYLDKKEKKFSTSRQKIADWITVAEDKLLAVSLQVDSNVKPNDSISCAGTPTPSRRSKHSSSVISRGSHTSSVALARAKEAARAVELKAEIAKLEKRQALEEKKSRLQQEESRLNLEAAIAKTSAKERGFAALTTPSL from the exons ATGGGAACGTTCAATGCCGACGTGGATAAATGGGAAATATCACGTAAACGTATAACTCTTGAAGAGGTCATTGGCTCGGGATCATTTGGAACTGTCTGGCGCGCTGTTTTGAGTAGTGGAAATGGACAACCAGGCATACAGTTTGTTGCAGCAAAGTGCTTTACAC CCACTTCGGGAGAAGAAGGACATAAGTCTATCATGAAAGAAATTGGGTTGGGGAAAGAGCTTGGAGACAGACCTCGGGAGAATGTTGTGCAATTTATTGGCTGTGTAACTTCGCAGA TACACCCAATTCTGATCATGGAGTACCTACCCTGTGGAGACCTTCTTGGCTTTCTGaggaagagccgtggaattGTCGACAAATATTATCGCGGAGAAGGAGAGGTCGCGAACCTGAAAACATATGAACTGGTTTCGTTTTCAAACCAGATTGCTACAGGGATGGTGTTTTTAGCATCCAGAGGG ATTATCCATCGTGATTTGGCCGCACGCAACGTCCTCCTCGATAGGAACTGCGTGTGCAAAGTGGCGGATTTTGGCTTATATTACCATAATTTTAAATATGGACATggcaatgccaaaaag GGCTGCgtgccagtgaagtggacagcacCTGAGGTTCTCTATGGGAATATTGCAAACCTTTCCAGCAAAAGTGATGT GTGGTCCTTTGGAGTCGTTCTCTATGAGATATTCACCATGG CTTTTTGTCCAATTTCGCGTCGTCATTTAGAGGGAGTTATCCTGGAGGGACTTCGCTtaaagaagaaatcaagagcAGGTTATGCTTCCGTTGTTACCACAAAGTCTAATGAGATTGTCGCCCTGCTTGCGGATGACCGAAATCGTCAAGAAGTAAAAGAAAAGCAGCAGGAGGCCCATTATGATTATGCCAACGAGATTCATGATGCTGATGGCGTTGTTCAATGTCAGCTTTACCTTGataagaaggagaagaaatttAGCACCTCTCGCCAAAAGATCGCCGATTGGATAACAGTGGCTGAAGATAAGCTGCTAGCAGTGTCTCTTCAAGTAGATTCAAACGTAAAACCAAACGATTCAATTAGTTGTGCCGGCACCCCTACACCATCTAGAAGATCCAAGCATTCCAGCTCAGTGATTTCGCGTGGAAGTCACACTTCTTCTGTCGCTTTAGCAAGAGCTAAGGAAGCAGCAAGAGCTGTCGAGTTGAAAGCCGAAATAGCCAAGCTTGAGAAACGCCAGGCCCTAGAGGAGAAGAAGTCTCGTTTACAACAAGAGGAGTCACGCCTCAATTTAGAAGCCGCAATCGCCAAGACATCAGCTAAGGAGAGAGGCTTTGCGGCTTTGACCACTCCGTCCTTATAG